The following coding sequences are from one Rhipicephalus microplus isolate Deutch F79 chromosome 3, USDA_Rmic, whole genome shotgun sequence window:
- the LOC119174381 gene encoding sulfotransferase ssu-1 — protein MERKRPACQIIDGVQRCIFLNPDRLKEKLKFRAKKGDVVQVTFPKSGTHWMMFITQFILRKGQLMTTCEQFDKEWRFLEYMDTNDFSSSLPLRTFATHLALNKCTMTPEGKYVYIARNPWDVCVSFYHMVTNITTYEYLNGTFEDFVDTFVTGNFGYGD, from the coding sequence ATGGAGAGAAAAAGACCTGCTTGCCAAATAATTGACGGAGTTCAGAGGTGCATTTTCCTGAATCCGGACAGGCTGAAAGAAAAACTCAAGTTCAGAGCGAAGAAAGGAGACGTCGTGCAAGTTACCTTTCCGAAGAGTGGAACACATTGGATGATGTTCATCACACAATTCATTCTCAGAAAAGGACAGTTAATGACAACTTGCGAACAGTTTGACAAAGAATGGCGCTTCCTTGAGTACATGGACACCAACGACTTCAGCTCGTCTCTGCCTCTGAGGACGTTCGCTACGCACTTGGCGTTGAACAAATGCACCATGACTCCGGAAGGCAAGTATGTCTACATCGCCCGCAACCCGTGGGACGTCTGCGTGTCTTTCTACCATATGGTGACCAACATAACCACTTACGAATACCTCAACGGTACGTTCGAAGATTTTGTCGACACATTTGTCACTGGCAATTTCGGCTACGGGGACTAG